From the Saccharomyces paradoxus chromosome XIV, complete sequence genome, one window contains:
- the AAH1 gene encoding adenine deaminase (Adenine deaminase (adenine aminohydrolase)~similar to YNL141W), whose translation MVSLEFLQELPKCEHHLHLEGTLEPDLLFPLAKRNGIVLPEGFPKSVEELNEKYKKFRDLQDFLDYYYIGTNVLIGEQDFFDLAWAYFVKVHKQGLVHAEVFYDPQSHTSRGVSIETVTKGFQRACDRALAEFGITSKLIMCLLRHIEPEECLKTIEEATPFIKDGTIFALGLDSAEKPFPPNLFVECYQKAASLNRDLKLTAHAGEEGPAQFVSDALDLLQVTRIDHGINSQHDEELLDRLARDQTMLTICPLSNVKLQVVQSVSELPLQKFLDKDVPFSLNSDDPAYFGGYILDNYIQVSKDFPHWDHETWGRVAKNAIKGSWCDDKRKDDLLSRVDQVVTKYSH comes from the coding sequence ATGGTTTCCCTGGAGTTTTTACAAGAGTTACCAAAGTGTGAACATCACTTGCATTTGGAAGGTACTCTAGAACCAGATCTATTGTTCCCATTAGCTAAAAGAAACGGTATCGTCTTACCAGAAGGTTTTCCTAAATCAGTTGAAGAATTAAACGAAAAATATAAGAAATTCCGTGATTTACAGGATTTCTTAGATTACTATTATATCGGTACTAATGTCTTGATCGGTGAACAAGATTTCTTCGACTTGGCGTGGGCCTATTTTGTTAAAGTTCACAAACAAGGCTTGGTCCATGCTGAAGTGTTTTACGACCCTCAGTCCCACACCTCTAGAGGCGTCTCCATAGAAACAGTTACTAAAGGTTTCCAAAGAGCTTGTGACAGAGCTTTGGCTGAATTTGGTATTACATCCAAGCTAATCATGTGTTTATTGAGACACATTGAGCCAGAAGAATGTTTGAAAACTATTGAAGAAGCTACCCCATTTATTAAGGACGGTACTATTTTTGCCTTAGGCTTGGATTCTGCTGAAAAACCATTTCCCCCAAATTTATTTGTTGAATGTTACCAAAAAGCCGCTTCATTGAATAGAGATTTAAAACTAACTGCGCACGCAGGTGAAGAAGGCCCTGCCCAATTCGTCTCGGATGCTTTAGATTTGCTGCAAGTAACAAGAATTGATCACGGTATCAACAGTCAGCACGACGAGGAATTACTGGATAGATTGGCTCGCGATCAAACCATGCTGACCATTTGTCCTCTCTCCAACGTGAAGCTACAAGTAGTCCAATCTGTCTCAGAACTACctcttcaaaagtttctcGACAAAGAtgttccattttctttgaattctgATGACCCAGCTTATTTTGGCGGCTATATATTGGATAACTACATTCAAGTTTCGAAAGATTTCCCACACTGGGACCATGAAACGTGGGGTCGTGTCGCTAAGAACGCTATCAAAGGCTCCTGGTGTGAcgataaaagaaaggaCGATTTACTAAGTAGAGTGGATCAAGTAGTGACTAAATATTCTCATTAG
- the THO2 gene encoding Tho2p (Subunit of the THO complex~similar to YNL139C), giving the protein MTEQTLLSKLNTLSQEVISSASPKEATVLTEETVRNWSERSKVLCSEFASLESNDEKEDWLRILFIELFDFIYKDDENSPLKLSDIALFIEELVNHGRQASQASIVGKMFIAVSSTVPNINDMTTVSLCKLIPSLNKELFKFSWISSKLLNKEQTTLLRHLLKKSKYELKKYNLLVENSVGYGQLVTLLILAYYDPDNFCKVSAYLEEIYHIMGKYSLDSIRALDVILNVSSQFITEGYKFFIALLRNSDFWPFRHVANNSSYSFLNEGGNMIGANIISFNLSQYDEEVDKENYQRYMDMCCILVKTGFVNFYSIWDNVTPEMEFLQKYTEDLETELEEESTKGVENPLAMAAALSTENETDEDNALNVGDDDNANDKIFEASNDDIDSKGKQKTPQDILSFGKIKLLERLLIHGCIVPVVHVLQEYPKMLYVSESLSKYFGRVFEYLLNPLYASMTSSGESEDMASALMITHIDNGILAHKPRLIHQYKTHEPFESFELNSSYVFYYSEWNSGLTPFASVDDLFENSHTYLSIIGPYLGRIPTLLSKISRIGVADIQKNHGSEFLQTTVNNWIDYVRKFIFPATSLLQNNPIATSEVYELMKLFPFEKRYFIYNEMMTKLSQDILPIKVSFNKAEREAKSILKALSIDTIAKESRRFAKLISTNPLASLIPAVKQIENYDKVSELVVYTTKYFNDFAYDVLQFVLLLRLTYNRPAVQFDGVNQAMWVQRLSIFIAGLAKSCPSMDISNIITYILKTLHNGNIIAVSILKELIITVGGIRDLNEVNMKQLLMLNSGSPLKRYARHLIYDFRDDNSVISSRLTSFFSDQNAISEIILLLYTLNLKANTQNSHYKILSTRCDEMNTLLWSFIELIKHCLKGKAFEENVLPFVELTNRFHLSTPWAFHIWRDYLDNQLNSNENLSIDQLIEGAEFNDVDLTKIPKDLFTTFWRLSLYDIHFDKSLYDERKNALSGENTDHMSNRKKHLIQNQIKDILVTGISHQRAFKKNSEFISEKSNTWNKDCGEDQIKIFLQNCVVPRVLFSPSDALFSSYFIFTAFSTENLMSMLNTFITSSILKTLLFCCTSSEAGNLGLFFTDVLKKLEKMRLNGDFNDQASRKLYEWHSVITEQIIDLLSEKNYMSIRNGIEFMKHVTNVFPVVKAHIQLVYTTLEENLINEEREDIKLPSSALIGHLKARLKNALELDEFCSLTEEEAKQKKIYEMELEEIKNYETAYQNEQKQVALRKQLELNKSQRLQNDSSKSAASDGTGISSKERYTYSRNEPVIPTKPSSSQWSYSKVTRHLDDINHYLATNHLQKAISLVENENEAWNLRKLSKQNMPIFDFRNSTLEIFERYFRTLIQNPQNPDFAEKIDALKRHIKNISREPYADTTSSHSETSASEYTKRSSRYGGNAGGKDAYGSSSYRGPSNDRSGPKNSKPISGYAHKRSELPTRPSKSKAYNDRSRPTRPAGPDRGDGFDQRENRSREEYKKNNSQRPQLRFPEKPFQESKDSSKTTTYQPSTYKRDSPSENEEKPNKRFKKDEGNRNKFQAQDYRNTRDNNTSHRGNENQRYNGNRKSNTQALPQGPKGGNYVSRYQR; this is encoded by the coding sequence ATGACAGAACAGACGCTACTATCCAAATTGAACACTCTTTCTCAGGAAGTGATATCATCAGCTTCTCCAAAGGAGGCAACCGTTTTAACGGAAGAGACAGTACGCAACTGGTCTGAACGATCAAAAGTTCTTTGTTCCGAATTTGCTTCACTGGAGTCGAATGACGAAAAGGAAGACTGGCTGAGGATTTTGTTTATCGAATTGTTTGATTTCATATATAAAGACGATGAAAATTCTCCTCTCAAGCTTTCTGATATTGCGttatttattgaagaattagTGAACCATGGAAGACAAGCGTCTCAGGCTTCCATAGTTGGTAAAATGTTCATCGCTGTTTCAAGCACTGTCCCAAATATAAATGATATGACTACAGTATCATTATGTAAACTAATACCGTCCTTGAATAAAGAACTGTTCAAATTTAGTTGGATATCCTCTAAGCTACTAAACAAGGAACAAACTACCTTATTAAGAcatttgttgaaaaaatcgaaGTACGAACTGAAGAAATATAACCTTTTAGTGGAAAATTCAGTGGGTTACGGTCAATTGGTAACCTTGTTAATATTAGCGTATTATGATCCCGACAATTTTTGCAAGGTGTCTGCGTATTTGGAAGAGATTTATCATATTATGggaaaatattctttgGACTCCATTCGTGCTTTGGATGTTATTTTGAACGTTTCTAGTCAATTTATCACTGAAGGGTACAAATTCTTTATTGCTCTTTTACGAAATTCAGATTTTTGGCCCTTTCGTCATGTGGCTAATAATTCAagttattcttttcttaatgaAGGTGGCAACATGATCGGAGCTAACATTATTTCATTTAATCTATCGCAGTATGATGAAGAAGTCGATAAGGAAAACTATCAACGGTACATGGATATGTGTTGCATTCTAGTGAAAACTGGGTTTGTTAATTTCTATTCTATTTGGGATAATGTAACACCAGAGATGGAATTCttacaaaaatatactGAAGATTTAGAAACTGAACTAGAAGAGGAGTCCACTAAAGGAGTAGAAAATCCTTTGGCCATGGCAGCTGCTTTATCCactgaaaatgaaactgaCGAAGACAACGCCCTTAATGTgggtgatgatgataatgcCAATGATAAAATCTTTGAGGCATCAAACGATGATATAGACTCGAAAGGGAAGCAGAAAACCCCGCAAgatattttatcatttggtaaaataaaacttttgGAACGCTTACTTATTCATGGTTGTATTGTTCCTGTTGTACACGTGTTACAGGAATATCCGAAAATGTTATATGTGAGTGAATCCTTATCTAAGTATTTCGGACGAGTATTCGAATATCTTTTAAATCCATTGTATGCATCAATGACTTCTTCTGGTGAATCAGAAGATATGGCAAGTGCTTTGATGATAACCCATATAGATAATGGTATTCTAGCTCATAAACCAAGGCTAATCCACCAATATAAAACTCATGAACCATTTGAATCCTTTGAATTGAATTCAAGTTATGTTTTCTATTACTCAGAGTGGAATTCCGGTTTGACTCCTTTTGCGTCTGTAGATGACCTATTTGAAAACTCTCATACTTATCTATCTATTATCGGACCATATTTAGGGAGGATTCCCACGCTTTTGAGTAAGATTTCGCGTATTGGTGTAGCtgatattcaaaaaaaccaCGGTTCTGAGTTCCTGCAGACAACGGTTAATAATTGGATAGACTATgtaagaaaatttatttttcctgCTACCTCACTATTGCAAAATAATCCAATTGCCACATCAGAAGTTTACGAACTAATGAAACTTTTcccttttgaaaaaaggtaTTTTATTTACAACGAAATGATGACGAAATTGTCCCAAGATATTTTGCCAATTAAGGTGAGCTTCAATAAAGCCGAAAGAGAAGCTAAGAGTATCTTAAAGGCTTTGAGTATAGATACAATAGCAAAAGAGTCCAGAAGATTTGCCAAATTAATTTCTACAAATCCATTGGCCTCACTGATACCAGCAGTTAAGCAGATTGAAAATTATGATAAAGTCTCCGAGCTTGTTGTTTATACCACGAAGTACTTTAACGATTTTGCGTATGATGTGTTGCAATTTGTGTTATTGTTACGCTTAACTTATAACAGGCCCGCTGTTCAATTTGATGGTGTTAATCAGGCCATGTGGGTCCAGAGATTGTCAATATTTATTGCAGGCTTGGCCAAAAGTTGTCCCAGTATGGATATCTCAAACATAATCACTTATATTCTTAAGACTTTGCATAATGGGAATATCATAGCTGTTTCCATCCTAAAGGAATTAATTATTACTGTTGGTGGCATTAGAGATTTAAATGAAGTTAATATGAAACAGTTATTGATGTTAAATTCGGGATCACCATTAAAGCGATATGCAAGACATCTCATATATGATTTTAGAGATGATAATTCAGTCATCTCGTCGAGACTAACCTCATTTTTCAGTGATCAAAACGCTATTTCTGAGATCATTCTCCTGTTATATACTCTAAACCTGAAGGCGAATACCCAAAATTCTCattacaaaattttatcCACCAGATGCGATGAAATGAACACATTGTTATGgtcttttattgaattaATTAAACATTGTTTGAAAGGAAAAGCGTTTGAAGAGAATGTTCTCCCATTTGTAGAATTGACTAACAGATTCCATTTATCGACTCCGTGGGCTTTCCACATATGGAGGGATTACTTGGATAATCAATTGAATTCAAATGAGAACCTTTCTATCGATCAATTGATTGAAGGTGCAGAGTTTAACGATGTTGATTTGACGAAAATACCAAAGGATCTTTTTACTACTTTCTGGAGGCTCTCATTATACGATattcattttgataaatcaTTATATGACGAGCGTAAGAATGCACTGTCCGGAGAAAACACAGACCACATGtcaaatagaaaaaaacatttgATTCAGAATCAAATCAAGGATATTTTGGTCACTGGAATTTCACATCAGAGAgccttcaagaaaaattcagaatttatatctgaaaaatcaaacacATGGAACAAAGATTGTGGGGAAGACCAAATTAAAATATTCCTACAGAATTGTGTCGTGCCAagagttttattttctccttCTGACGCTCTCTTCTCTTcgtattttattttcacgGCCTTTAGTAcagaaaatttgatgtCGATGTTGAATACTTTTATTACGTCAAGTATTTTGAAAACGCTGTTGTTCTGTTGTACTAGCTCTGAAGCAGGCAATTTAGGTCTGTTTTTCACTGATGTTCTGAAAAAGCTCGAGAAAATGAGATTAAATGGCGATTTCAACGACCAAGCTTCTCGGAAGCTTTATGAATGGCATTCAGTAATTACCGAGCAAATTATTGATCTTCTATCCGAAAAAAACTACATGTCAATCAGAAACGGCATTGAATTCATGAAACACGTTACTAACGTCTTCCCAGTAGTAAAAGCACATATTCAGTTAGTTTACACAACTTTAGAGGAAAACTTGataaatgaagaaagagaGGATATTAAATTACCAAGCAGCGCGTTGATTGGTCATTTGAAAGCGCGTTTGAAGAATGCTTTAGAATTGGATGAATTTTGCAGCTTAACTGAAGAGGAAGctaaacagaaaaaaatatatgaaATGGAACTggaagaaatcaaaaattatgAAACAGCTTATCAAAACGAACAAAAGCAAGTGGCTTTAAGAAAGCAATTAGAGCTCAACAAGTCTCAAAGACTTCAAAATGATTCATCCAAAAGCGCTGCGAGCGATGGTACTGGAATAAGTAGTAAGGAGAGGTATACTTATTCTCGTAATGAACCTGTAATCCCAACAAAGCCTTCCAGCAGTCAGTGGTCATATTCTAAAGTTACTAGGCATTTGGACGATATAAACCACTATCTGGCTACGAATCATCTACAAAAGGCAATTTCCTTAGTGGAGAACGAAAATGAAGCTTGGaatttaagaaaattatCGAAACAGAATATGCCGATATTCGACTTTAGAAATTCTACATtggaaatatttgaaagatACTTCAGAACACTCATTCAAAACCCTCAAAACCCAGATTTTGcggaaaaaattgatgCGCTGAAAAGGCATATTAAAAACATATCACGTGAGCCATACGCAGATACGACTAGTTCCCATTCTGAAACCTCTGCTTCTGAATATACCAAAAGATCAAGTAGATACGGTGGGAATGCTGGAGGTAAGGATGCTTACGGTAGTTCTAGCTATAGAGGTCCAAGCAATGATCGTTCTGGACCAAAAAACAGTAAGCCAATTAGTGGTTATGCACACAAAAGGTCGGAACTCCCAACCAGGCCTAGTAAAAGTAAAGCATACAATGATAGAAGCAGGCCAACTAGACCGGCAGGACCAGACAGGGGTGACGGTTTTGATCAAAGGGAGAATCGTTCACGCGAGGagtacaagaaaaataattcaCAACGCCCACAACTACGGTTTCCAGAAAAGCCATTTCAAGAGAGCAAAGACAGCAGCAAGACTACCACTTACCAACCTTCAACTTACAAGCGCGACTCGCCTTCAGAAAATGAGGAAAAGCCGAATAAAAGGTTCAAGAAGGATGAAGGAAATAGAAACAAATTCCAAGCGCAAGATTATAGAAATACACGAGATAACAATACTTCCCATAGGGGCAATGAAAATCAAAGGTACAACGGAAATAGAAAGAGCAATACTCAGGCGCTTCCGCAAGGTCCTAAGGGCGGGAATTATGTGAGTAGGTACCAGAGGTAA
- the MEP2 gene encoding ammonium permease MEP2 (Ammonium permease involved in regulation of pseudohyphal growth~similar to YNL142W), producing MSYNFTGTPTGEGTGGNSLTTDLNTQFDLANMGWIGVASAGVWIMVPGIGLLYSGLSRKKHALSLLWASMMASAVCIFQWFFWGYSLAFSHNTRGNGFIGTLEFFGFRNVLGAPSSVSSLPDILFAVYQGMFAAVTGALMLGGACERARLFPMMVFLFLWMTIVYCPIACWVWNAEGWLVKLGSLDYAGGLCVHLTSGHGGLVYALILGKRNDPVTRKGMPKYKPHSVTSVVLGTVFLWFGWMFFNGGSAGNATIRAWYSVMSTNLAAACGGLTWMVIDYFRSGRKWTTVGLCSGIIAGLVGITPAAGFVPIWSAVVIGVVTAAGCNLAVDLKGLLRIDDGLDCYSIHGVGACIGCVLTGIFAADYVNATAGSYISPIDGGWINHHYKQVGYQLAGMCAALAWTVTVTSILLLTMNAIPFLKLRLSADEEELGTDAAQIGEFTYEESTAYIPEPIRSKTSAQMPPPHEHIDDKIVGNTDAEKNSTPSDASSTKNTDHIV from the coding sequence ATGTCTTACAATTTTACAGGTACGCCTACAGGCGAAGGAACAGGTGGCAACTCTTTGACGACGGATTTAAACACCCAATTTGACTTGGCCAACATGGGATGGATCGGTGTAGCTTCGGCAGGTGTCTGGATTATGGTCCCAGGTATCGGTTTATTATATTCCGGTTTGTCGAGGAAAAAGCATGCTTTATCCTTGCTTTGGGCCTCGATGATGGCTTCCGCAGTGTGTATTTTCCAATGGTTTTTCTGGGGATATTCGCTGGCTTTCTCGCATAACACTAGAGGTAACGGTTTCATTGGTACCCTAGAATTCTTTGGGTTCCGCAATGTTTTAGGAGCCCCATCTAGTGTCAGCTCACTTCCTGATATACTGTTTGCTGTCTATCAGGGTATGTTTGCTGCAGTCACCGGTGCCCTAATGTTAGGTGGTGCTTGCGAAAGAGCAAGATTGTTCCCCATGATGGTGTTCTTGTTTTTATGGATGACTATTGTCTACTGTCCTATTGCATGCTGGGTCTGGAACGCTGAGGGTTGGTTAGTTAAATTAGGTAGTTTGGACTATGCAGGTGGTTTATGTGTCCATTTAACTTCTGGTCATGGTGGCCTAGTTTACGCCTTGATATTGGGTAAGCGTAATGACCCTGTTACACGTAAAGGAATGCCCAAATACAAACCACATTCCGTCACCTCGGTTGTTCTAGGTACAGTGTTCTTATGGTTTGGTTGGATGTTCTTCAACGGAGGTTCTGCAGGTAACGCGACTATACGAGCATGGTACTCTGTTATGTCCACAAACTTAGCTGCTGCTTGCGGTGGCTTAACCTGGATGGTTATCGATTACTTCAGATCCGGCAGAAAGTGGACTACAGTTGGTTTGTGTTCAGGCATCATTGCCGGCCTAGTGGGTATCACCCCAGCCGCTGGGTTCGTACCAATCTGGTCTGCCGTTGTTATTGGTGTGGTCACTGCTGCAGGCTGTAACCTTGCTGTTGACTTGAAGGGTCTATTGCGCATCGATGATGGTCTAGATTGCTACTCTATCCATGGTGTGGGTGCTTGTATTGGCTGTGTATTAACCGGTATCTTTGCCGCAGATTACGTCAATGCCACTGCGGGCTCTTACATTAGTCCAATCGATGGTGGCTGGATCAATCATCACTATAAACAAGTCGGCTATCAACTAGCAGGTATGTGCGCTGCACTAGCCTGGACTGTTACCGTCACATCCATATTACTATTAACTATGAATGCcattccatttttgaaactaaGATTAAGCGCCGACGAGGAAGAACTAGGTACTGATGCTGCTCAAATTGGTGAATTTACATACGAAGAATCTACTGCTTACATCCCAGAACCAATCAGATCTAAAACATCGGCTCAAATGCCACCTCCTCATGAACACATTGATGACAAGATTGTGGGTAACACAGACGCGGAAAAGAATTCTACGCCTTCCGACGCTTCTTCTACCAAGAACACTGACCATATAGTATAA
- the SRV2 gene encoding adenylate cyclase-binding protein (CAP (cyclase-associated protein)~similar to YNL138W) translates to MPDSKYTMQGYNLVKLLKRLEEATARLEDVTIYQEGYIQNKLEASKKNESLNSGTDASSTIQASTDDVPEAQQDPKCITAFQSYIAENIDPLVELSGKIDAVVLDALELLKGGFQSQLTFLRAAVRSKKPDYSSQTFADSLRPINENIIKLGQLKESNRQSKYFAYLSSLSEGAPLFSWVAVDTPVSMVTDFKDAAQFWTNRILKEYRETDPNAVEWVKKFLASFDNLKAYIKEYHTTGVSWKKDGMDFADAMAQSTKNTGAASSPSPTSSTGASAPPPPPPAPPASVFEISNDTPAGGNDANKGGIGAVFAELNQGENITKGLKKVEKSQQTHKNPELRQSSTVSSTGSKSGPPPRPKKPSTLKTKKPPRKELVGNKWFIENYENETESLVIDANKDESIFIGKCSQVLVQIKGKVNAISLSETESCSVVLDSSISGMDVIKSNKFGIQVNHSLPQISIDKSDGGNIYLSKESLGTEIYTSCSTAINVNLPIGEDDDYVEFPIPEQMKHSFADGKFKSAVFEHAG, encoded by the coding sequence ATGCCTGATTCTAAGTACACAATGCAAGGTTACAACCTTGTTAAGCTATTAAAAAGGTTAGAAGAAGCCACTGCCAGGTTAGAGGATGTCACCATCTACCAAGAAGGTTATATTCAGAACAAATTGGAAGCTTCTAAAAAAAACGAGTCTCTCAACTCTGGAACCGATGCGTCCTCCACAATACAAGCCTCTACAGATGATGTTCCTGAAGCACAGCAAGATCCAAAATGCATAACTGCATTCCAATCTTATATCGCTGAGAACATTGATCCGTTGGTAGAATTATCAGGGAAGATCGACGCAGTAGTTTTAGATGCTCTAGAGTTATTAAAAGGGGGCTTCCAATCGCAATTGACTTTTTTAAGAGCTGCTGTGAGGTCAAAAAAACCGGATTATTCTTCTCAAACATTCGCTGATTCTTTAAGACCTATCAAcgaaaatattataaaactAGGTcaattgaaagaatcaaACCGTCAAAGCAAATACTTTGCCTATTTGAGTTCTTTGTCTGAGGGTGCGCCTTTATTCTCCTGGGTTGCAGTGGATACTCCAGTGTCTATGGTCACAGATTTCAAAGATGCAGCACAGTTTTGGACCaatagaattttgaaagaatatagAGAAACCGATCCTAATGCTGTCGAATGGgttaagaaatttttggcTTCCTTCGATAATTTGAAAGCTTACATTAAAGAGTATCATACTACTGGTGTTTCCTGGAAAAAAGACGGTATGGATTTTGCTGATGCGATGGCCCAATCAACGAAGAACACAGGTGCTGCTTCATCTCCTTCGCCAACAAGTTCTACAGGGGCTTCAGCACCACCACCTCCCCCACCAGCGCCACCGGCTTCTGTCTTCGAAATCTCTAATGATACACCTGCAGGTGGTAATGATGCTAATAAGGGCGGCATCGGCGCCGTCTTTGCCGAATTAAATCAAGGTGAAAACATCACCAAgggtttgaaaaaagtagaaAAATCTCAACAAACTCACAAGAACCCTGAACTACGTCAATCGTCTACAGTTTCCTCTACAGGAAGTAAATCTGGTCCACCACCAAGACCAAAGAAGCCATCAACATTAAAAACTAAGAAGCCCCCTAGAAAGGAGCTAGTAGGCAATAAATGGTTTATCGAGAATTacgaaaatgaaactgaaTCCCTAGTTATTGATGCCAACAAAGATGAATCTATCTTCATAGGTAAATGTTCTCAAGTTCTTGTCCAAATAAAGGGAAAAGTTAACGCTATCTCATTAAGTGAAACTGAATCATGCAGTGTGGTCCTTGATTCCAGTATCTCCGGCATGGATGTCATCAAGTCCAACAAGTTCGGCATTCAAGTTAACCACTCTCTACCTCAAATTTCCATCGATAAATCTGACGGCGGTAATATCTACTTATCTAAGGAATCCTTGGGTACTGAAATTTACACTTCATGCTCCACTGCTATTAATGTCAACTTGCCAATCGGCGAAGACGATGATTATGTAGAATTTCCAATCCCTGAACAGATGAAGCATAGCTTCGCTGATGGTAAATTCAAATCTGCTGTCTTCGAACACGCTGGTTAA
- the NAM9 gene encoding mitochondrial 37S ribosomal protein uS4m (Mitochondrial ribosomal component of the small subunit~similar to YNL137C), which yields MPRKANLLKSLARGRVRTSFNKYNLFNLYKKGGVDLKSKSLYQQKWTAKQETRAYHGEHLTERRWQTAFKPKLDSVAQLDASLRGSEIKETPFLLQTFAVLEKRLDFALFRAMFASSVRQARQFILHGNVRVNGVKIKHPSYTLKPGDIFSVKPDKVLEALGAKKPSFEEALKIDKTQIVLWNKYVKEAKTDSKEVWERKLENFEKMSDSNPKKLQFQEFLRQYNKNLELQQYSALKECTQEGILRKLLNIEKQMGKPSNDPLSIDELKKGLPEIQDRQLLESVNSAYQEFFKSGEIKRETLSKCQPEELTSLVTEMMNPKETTKKELSDGAKSAIRSGKKILAESVKLWTKNITEHFKTRMSDASGGSITFDPKWAKNLKYHDPLKISELEGDEQKARKLINLPWQKNHVYGRQDPKKPFFTPWKPRPFLSPFAILPHHLEISFKTCHAVYLRDPVARPGQSEVISPFDVPVHERAYMYYLRNGK from the coding sequence ATGCCGAGAAAGGCCAATTTGCTAAAGTCTTTGGCAAGAGGACGAGTACGCACTTCTTTCAATAAGTATAACTTATTCAATTTGTACAAAAAGGGTGGTGTGGATTTGAAGTCTAAATCTTTGTATCAACAGAAATGGACGGCAAAGCAGGAAACCCGAGCTTATCATGGTGAACATTTGACAGAAAGGAGATGGCAAACCGCTTTCAAACCCAAGTTGGATTCAGTAGCACAATTGGATGCTTCATTGCGAGGAAGTGAAATTAAGGAAACACCATTCTTGTTGCAAACGTTTGCAGTACTAGAAAAAAGGCTCGATTTTGCCCTATTCAGAGCTATGTTCGCTTCATCAGTAAGACAGGCTCGTCAATTTATCCTACACGGAAATGTTCGTGTTAATGGTgtaaaaattaaacatcCAAGCTATACTTTAAAACCTGGCGATATTTTCAGTGTTAAACCGGACAAAGTGCTAGAGGCTCTCGGTGCCAAGAAACCAAGTTTCGAAGAAGCGCTAAAGATTGATAAGACTCAAATAGTTTTATGGAATAAGTATGTCAAGGAAGCAAAGACGGACTCAAAGGAGGTTTGGGAAAGGAAGCTGGAAAACTTTGAGAAAATGTCTGATTCTAACccaaaaaaacttcaatttcaagaatttttaagGCAATATAATAAGAACCTGGAGCTACAGCAATATAGTGCATTAAAGGAATGTACACAGGAAGGTATCTTACGGAAGTTGTTGAATATAGAGAAACAGATGGGCAAGCCTAGTAATGATCCTTTGTCGATAGACGAACTCAAAAAGGGCCTCCCTGAGATCCAGGATCGTCAGTTGTTAGAAAGCGTAAATAGTGCTtatcaagaatttttcaaatcggGTGAAATTAAAAGAGAAACACTTTCTAAATGCCAGCCTGAGGAGTTAACTTCACTGGTTACAGAAATGATGAATCCCAAGGAAACCacgaaaaaagaattatcTGATGGAGCCAAATCCGCTATAAGATctggtaaaaaaattttagcGGAAAGCGTCAAATTATGGACCAAAAATATAACGGAGCACTTCAAAACTAGGATGAGCGATGCCTCGGGTGGTTCAATAACATTTGACCCCAAATGGGCCAAAAATCTAAAATATCATGATCCGCTCAAAATATCTGAATTGGAGGGTGATGAACAAAAAGCGCGTAAATTGATAAACTTACCGTGGCAAAAGAATCATGTTTATGGTAGACAAGATCCTAAAAAACCTTTTTTCACACCATGGAAGCCAAGACCGTTTTTATCACCTTTTGCCATTTTACCTCATCATTTGGAAATATCTTTCAAGACCTGCCACGCCGTGTACCTGAGGGATCCCGTCGCCCGACCAGGCCAATCCGAAGTAATTTCACCATTTGATGTTCCTGTTCATGAACGTGCATATATGTATTACTTGAGAAATGGTAAATGA